The proteins below are encoded in one region of Lactuca sativa cultivar Salinas chromosome 3, Lsat_Salinas_v11, whole genome shotgun sequence:
- the LOC111907573 gene encoding uncharacterized protein LOC111907573 isoform X2 produces MLGAGLQFGRSRGGEDRFYNPAKARRNRQNQENIRRAQSDVSPTQSTTSSGREEPENRLIQPSKLVPLESSVAAVPASSPLCNLERFLDSVTPSVPAQHPSKRTMRGWRTSDVEYQPYFVLGDLWESFKEWSAYGAGVPLILNEADSVIQYYVPYLSGIQIYTDPLKSSIKSRQPTEDSDDNSFRDSSSDGSSDYEHERGSLHYLREKSNNHHPKNDILHRMDHLSMNDQHNVLQEGFSSDDSDSATTQSSLLFQYMEQNQPWGREPLTDKILDLARCFPELKSLRSCDLLPSSWLSVAWYPIYRIPMGPTLKDLDACFLTFHSLHTPTTGNECEHPPVVSHSNGTDSIPIPVVSLPAFGLASYKFKAPLWVPNELPLMTSLLQAADTWLTSLQVNHPDYLFFSRR; encoded by the exons ATGTTGGGCGCTGGATTGCAGTTTGGACGGAGTCGTGGCGGAGAGGATAGGTTTTACAATCCGGCGAAAGCGAGAAGGAatcgtcagaatcaagagaacATCCGTAGAGCTCAAAGTGACGTTAGTCCGACCCAATCTACGACATCATCTGGCAGGGAGGAGCCGGAGAATCGACTCATACAGCCATCGAAGCTGGTACCGTTGGAATCCTCAGTGGCGGCGGTGCCGGCATCTTCACCGTTGTGTAATCTTGAACGGTTTTTAGACTCTGTTACGCCTTCTGTTCCTGCTCAACATCCCTCTAAG AGAACTATGAGAGGATGGAGGACAAGTGATGTGGAATATCAACCATACTttgttcttggtgatttgtggGAATCTTTTAAGGAGTGGAGTGCTTATGGTGCTGGAGTTCCTTTGATATTGAATGAAGCTGATAGTGTGATCCAGTATTATGTGCCTTATCTATCTGGAATTCAAATTTACACAGACCCTTTGAAGTCTTCAATAAAATCCAG GCAACCAACTGAGGATAGTGATGATAACTCATTTAGGGATTCAAGTAGTGATGGGAGCAGTGATTATGAACATGAAAGGGGTTCTTTACATTATCTAAGGGAGAAGAGTAATAATCATCACCCAAAGAATGACATTCTTCATCGAATGGATCATTTGTCAATGAATGATCAACACAATGTACTTCAAGAAGGCTTTTCTAGTGATGATAGTGATTCTGCCACCACTCAAAGCAGCTTGTTATTTCAGTACATGGAACAGAATCAACCTTGGGGCAGAGAACCTTTGACTGATAAG ATACTTGATCTTGCTCGATGCTTCCCTGAATTAAAAAGTCTAAGAAGTTGTGACTTGCTGCCCTCTAGTTGGCTGTCTGTTGCTTG GTACCCAATATACAGAATTCCCATGGGGCCCACCTTGAAAGATCTTGATGCTTGTTTTCTAACTTTTCATTCCCTTCACACTCCTACTACAG gcAATGAATGTGAGCATCCACCTGTTGTAAGCCATTCCAATGGGACAGATTCCATTCCGATTCCGGTGGTTTCATTACCGGCATTCGGTCTTGCTTCATACAAATTCAAGGCACCACTGTGGGTCCCCAATGAATTGCCATTGATGACCTCTTTGTTACAAGCTGCTGACACCTGGTTGACTTCACTTCAAGTCAACCATCCAGATTATCTTTTCTTTTCACGTAGATGA
- the LOC111907573 gene encoding uncharacterized protein LOC111907573 isoform X1 — MLGAGLQFGRSRGGEDRFYNPAKARRNRQNQENIRRAQSDVSPTQSTTSSGREEPENRLIQPSKLVPLESSVAAVPASSPLCNLERFLDSVTPSVPAQHPSKQRTMRGWRTSDVEYQPYFVLGDLWESFKEWSAYGAGVPLILNEADSVIQYYVPYLSGIQIYTDPLKSSIKSRQPTEDSDDNSFRDSSSDGSSDYEHERGSLHYLREKSNNHHPKNDILHRMDHLSMNDQHNVLQEGFSSDDSDSATTQSSLLFQYMEQNQPWGREPLTDKILDLARCFPELKSLRSCDLLPSSWLSVAWYPIYRIPMGPTLKDLDACFLTFHSLHTPTTGNECEHPPVVSHSNGTDSIPIPVVSLPAFGLASYKFKAPLWVPNELPLMTSLLQAADTWLTSLQVNHPDYLFFSRR, encoded by the exons ATGTTGGGCGCTGGATTGCAGTTTGGACGGAGTCGTGGCGGAGAGGATAGGTTTTACAATCCGGCGAAAGCGAGAAGGAatcgtcagaatcaagagaacATCCGTAGAGCTCAAAGTGACGTTAGTCCGACCCAATCTACGACATCATCTGGCAGGGAGGAGCCGGAGAATCGACTCATACAGCCATCGAAGCTGGTACCGTTGGAATCCTCAGTGGCGGCGGTGCCGGCATCTTCACCGTTGTGTAATCTTGAACGGTTTTTAGACTCTGTTACGCCTTCTGTTCCTGCTCAACATCCCTCTAAG CAGAGAACTATGAGAGGATGGAGGACAAGTGATGTGGAATATCAACCATACTttgttcttggtgatttgtggGAATCTTTTAAGGAGTGGAGTGCTTATGGTGCTGGAGTTCCTTTGATATTGAATGAAGCTGATAGTGTGATCCAGTATTATGTGCCTTATCTATCTGGAATTCAAATTTACACAGACCCTTTGAAGTCTTCAATAAAATCCAG GCAACCAACTGAGGATAGTGATGATAACTCATTTAGGGATTCAAGTAGTGATGGGAGCAGTGATTATGAACATGAAAGGGGTTCTTTACATTATCTAAGGGAGAAGAGTAATAATCATCACCCAAAGAATGACATTCTTCATCGAATGGATCATTTGTCAATGAATGATCAACACAATGTACTTCAAGAAGGCTTTTCTAGTGATGATAGTGATTCTGCCACCACTCAAAGCAGCTTGTTATTTCAGTACATGGAACAGAATCAACCTTGGGGCAGAGAACCTTTGACTGATAAG ATACTTGATCTTGCTCGATGCTTCCCTGAATTAAAAAGTCTAAGAAGTTGTGACTTGCTGCCCTCTAGTTGGCTGTCTGTTGCTTG GTACCCAATATACAGAATTCCCATGGGGCCCACCTTGAAAGATCTTGATGCTTGTTTTCTAACTTTTCATTCCCTTCACACTCCTACTACAG gcAATGAATGTGAGCATCCACCTGTTGTAAGCCATTCCAATGGGACAGATTCCATTCCGATTCCGGTGGTTTCATTACCGGCATTCGGTCTTGCTTCATACAAATTCAAGGCACCACTGTGGGTCCCCAATGAATTGCCATTGATGACCTCTTTGTTACAAGCTGCTGACACCTGGTTGACTTCACTTCAAGTCAACCATCCAGATTATCTTTTCTTTTCACGTAGATGA